In Tepidimicrobium xylanilyticum, a single window of DNA contains:
- a CDS encoding glutathione peroxidase, whose translation MYDKYNSQGFEILAFPCNQFDNQEPGCNEEIKTFCSMNYGVTFPSFEKVDVNGKYAPPLFKYLKEKAPFEGLDMTNSINEILDSLLKEKFPEYTIGNAVRWNFTKFLVSKDGNTIKRFEFSA comes from the coding sequence TTGAGATCTTGGCTTTTCCTTGTAATCAGTTTGATAACCAAGAGCCAGGTTGCAACGAGGAAATCAAGACCTTTTGTAGCATGAATTATGGAGTAACCTTCCCAAGTTTTGAAAAGGTAGATGTAAATGGGAAATATGCTCCCCCCTTATTCAAATACTTAAAGGAAAAAGCACCATTTGAGGGACTAGATATGACTAATTCCATTAACGAGATTTTAGATTCATTGTTAAAGGAAAAGTTTCCAGAGTATACCATAGGCAATGCTGTTAGATGGAACTTTACAAAATTTCTGGTGAGCAAAGATGGCAATACAATAAAAAGATTTGAATTTTCAGCATAA